From the genome of Nicotiana sylvestris chromosome 2, ASM39365v2, whole genome shotgun sequence, one region includes:
- the LOC104244855 gene encoding biogenesis of lysosome-related organelles complex 1 subunit 2 gives MEQDHLAESLNDLFTNVSRMIRGELQETNNVLGLVEKMNTRVAEEYKGFGDVASGLRIFVEQLKSKSGSFDEYVQQIDTIEQQVTEFEAVISMLDKYVSLLESKVQSAYQIPPS, from the exons atgGAGCAGGACCACTTGGCTGAGTCACTCAATGATCTTTTCACCAATGTATCCAGGATGATAAGAGGCGAGCTCCAG GAAACCAACAATGTACTTGGACTAGTGGAGAAAATGAATACAAGAGTTGCTGAAGAATATAAAGGATTTGGAGATGTGGCTTCAGGGTTGAGGATCTTTGTGGAACAATTGAAGTCTAAAAGTGGCAGCTTTGACGAGTATGTTCAACAGATTGATACAATAGAGCAGCAAGTTACAGAGTTTGAAGCTGTAATTTCGATGCTTGATAAGTACGTTTCTTTGCTGGAATCCAAAGTGCAGTCTGCGTACCAAATTCCTCCATCATGA